One segment of Pseudomonas sp. FP2196 DNA contains the following:
- a CDS encoding bile acid:sodium symporter family protein, which translates to MRALAALSRFVGNTFAYWVLIFAVVAFLQPSWFLGLKSAIVPLLGLVMFGMGLTLKLDDFAAVARHPWRVALGVVAHFVIMPGVAWLLCQIFHLPPEIAVGVILVGCCPSGTSSNVMTWLARGDLALSVAIAAVTTLLAPLLTPALIWLLASAWLPVSFMELFWSILQVVLLPIILGVVAQRLLGDKVRHAVDVLPLVSVVSIVIIVTAVVAASQAKIAESGLLIMAVVMLHNSFGYLLGYFTGRLFKLPLAQRKSLALEVGMQNSGLGAALASAHFSPLAAVPSALFSVWHNISGALLSTYFRRMSEKEDEQALAQRATD; encoded by the coding sequence ATGCGCGCACTGGCTGCACTCAGCCGCTTTGTCGGCAATACCTTCGCTTACTGGGTTCTGATTTTCGCCGTCGTGGCCTTCCTGCAACCTTCGTGGTTCCTCGGCTTGAAAAGCGCGATCGTGCCGCTGCTCGGGCTGGTCATGTTCGGCATGGGCCTGACCCTCAAACTTGATGACTTCGCCGCTGTCGCCCGCCATCCATGGCGTGTGGCGCTGGGCGTGGTTGCGCACTTCGTGATCATGCCCGGCGTGGCGTGGTTGCTTTGCCAGATTTTTCACCTGCCCCCGGAGATCGCCGTCGGCGTGATTCTGGTCGGTTGCTGCCCAAGTGGCACTTCTTCCAACGTGATGACCTGGCTGGCTCGCGGCGATCTGGCGCTGTCAGTGGCCATCGCCGCCGTCACCACCCTCCTCGCCCCGCTGCTGACCCCGGCGCTGATCTGGTTGCTGGCTTCGGCGTGGTTACCGGTGTCGTTCATGGAGCTGTTCTGGTCGATCCTGCAAGTGGTGCTGCTGCCGATCATCCTTGGCGTGGTCGCGCAACGTCTGCTCGGTGACAAGGTGCGTCACGCGGTGGATGTTTTGCCGCTGGTCTCGGTGGTCAGCATCGTGATCATCGTCACCGCCGTGGTGGCCGCCAGCCAGGCGAAAATCGCCGAATCCGGCCTGCTGATCATGGCGGTGGTGATGTTGCACAACAGCTTCGGCTACTTGCTGGGTTACTTCACCGGACGTCTATTCAAATTGCCGCTGGCTCAGCGCAAATCGCTGGCGCTGGAAGTCGGCATGCAGAATTCGGGGTTGGGTGCAGCACTGGCCAGCGCGCACTTCTCGCCACTGGCAGCGGTGCCGAGCGCGTTGTTCAGCGTTTGGCACAACATCTCCGGGGCGTTGCTCTCCACTTACTTCCGGCGGATGAGCGAAAAAGAAGATGAACAGGCGCTGGCTCAACGAGCGACGGACTGA